Below is a window of Salmo trutta chromosome 35, fSalTru1.1, whole genome shotgun sequence DNA.
CAGGTATAAAAGGCAGAGTTCTGAGCACCAGGTTTCAGAGTACTCTTCGCTTCTTCTAGTCTGGGTCTTCCTTCACCTGTCTCCATCACCATGTGATCCCTCATCCTGGTCTCCATTTGTCTCAGTCTGGATCTCAACGCCTGGGCTCAGAAACCTCATCCTGGTCTCCATTTGTCTCAGTCTGGATCTGAACGCCAGGTCTCAGAAACCTCATCCTGGCCTCCATTTGTCTCAGTCTGGATCTAAACGCCTGGGCTCAGAAACCTCATCCTGGTCTCCATTTGTCTCAGTCTGGATCTAAACGCCTGGGCTCAGAAACCTCATCCTGGTCTCCATTTGTCTCAGTCTGGATCTCAACGCCTGGGCTCAGAAACCTCATCCTGGCCTCCATTTGTCTCAGTCTGGATCTCAACGCCTGGGCTCAGAAACCTCATCCTGGTCTCCATTTGTCTCAGTCTGGATCTAAACGCCTGGGCTCAGAAACCTTGTTCTTGCAGTGAGTACACATCTCAATGATGACCAATGATTATCTGAAAGACCCAAATCGATAATTATGAATTTAAAAGTACGCTGAGACAAATCCTGAATTATTTCTTGGATACTGTATGTTGTGTACCTTGTATGACAGCTTTTGACTATCCATGAACTGAATGTAATTTAACTTTCTGTTGACTTCTTACACGTTTTCAGCTTCACCACCACTACTGCCTGGAGCCATGTCCTTGGTAAGATTCTTATAAAATATCTATTGCAGTGCTTTTTAAAGTAAATTAGTCACCTTCACAGTGGATAACTGTAAGGATAATTTCTCTACAAAGCACAAAAACTCAGAGATACTAAATATGTTATGAAACTATCTTAAAGGGGcgatctgcagttgctacatacatttttggacttaaaaATGAATGGTATGTACCAACTGATTCCTGAAGAATACAACTTATAAATCAGAACCCAACAtttaagcttgttttactccaatatctctaaacaaaaaatgtaaacaaacaccatatagcctcaaaacatggctaAACCTCTAATTTTGATATCAAGGATGGTCAGCCCTTGCATCCAGAGctatgtctatgaatttgaatggGGTTACATTCCCATTCCTCAGCTTTTTAACTAAACATGGGTGGGGATGGGCTTTGTTATCGTTTGAATTAAGGATTGCCGCTTTATGAAACTCTCCCTCTTCTTCAGACTGCTAATGAAGGGTCTATAATGACCAATGGAAGGTTCACGTATGGCTCTCTTGTACAGAAAGTGCATTCCAGAAACTATGGGATGCATGGCAACGAGACGTTTGTTAACCATAACTTATTGGTCAGCGCAAAGCAAATAAAAAAGGGCTACTTGTCAGCTCTAAAATCTATTGGTTATTCATTTAACTTAACCATTGGTACAATTAAAAATATGTTTAAGATTTTATTGACTAATGTAGTGGCCTCCAGGTCCAGGGTTGTTTAGAAACCCGAGAATTAATTTGCCTGGTTAACCATTTAAACTCTGCAGCCATATTGCTATCTTACCATATGGTCTGGTGCACCAGGCTAAGACTAAATAGCTCCTATTTAGGACTGGCGCACCAGGCTAAGAATAAGTGGCTGCTTTTTGAGAATGTTTTAATCTTTCTAGAAGAGGATTTACCTCTTACTTGCTAAATAGATGTTTCAACTCAATGAGACTAACCTAGAAAATAAagcttaaatttaaaaaaatgaactGTGCTTATGGATGGCTAGAAATAACCTGAAAAGCAAACTGACTTTGAATGCAATGCATTTCTGACATAATAGCCTAGTCACTTGTAACCTGCTCTCATGTCCAGGCAGGTACATGAGCACCTTCACTGAATTTGGCTGCCTACCCCTCACCAGCATGGTCCACAAAGCGGAaggatgtactgtagtcaggtcaGTGAAAACAATTCACACCTACATGTATTTAATATTTAGCAGATTGAAGTTGGTTTTATAAGCACTGATCTAGTATCAGCTTACCCTCCCCATATCCTTACCTAACCATTTGATGGGAAACCccaaaactgatcttagatccGTCTTTAGGTCAACTTCATCCCACTTCTCTTGGCCATGAGGATACTTTCTCTATCAATGCGTTTAACCCTATACAGTATGTGGAGACACAAATGTTAAAGCTGTTGACTTTCATATAATGCAGTGTTACAGTACATTGTTGTACTGTTTGAAAGTATTGTGCAGATTGTTTTGTGTAATGCATGATGGATTATTCTGAATTTGTCTATACGAGCCACATGGCAAATAAACTCAGCCTGTATAACATCCTCCTGGGCATCCAGGACCCTATGGACTTTGTCCCTCCTTTCTTCTGTAAGGGAGTACTGCAAGAGGAGATTGGAGAGGCAGGTGACTTCTTCAGTGCACTACAGTCACCGGCCAAGGAGCTTCAATAATGAACACCAAGAGTGCCTCAAATCACTGATCACATCAATGTCCGCCTTGTCTACAATCTGGCAATGGCACTTGAGTTCTCTCCGTATTAGCCTGAATAAAGTAGGGTGTAGAGATGATTTTAAACTAAAGCGTTAGTGGAGCAACGTGGGTTGTCGTGAGTTAACGCTACAATCCTAGCCTGGGCCCCGTTTACACAAAGcgtttcagagtaggagtgctaggATCAGTTTTTCCTTTTAAATCACTATGAAGAAAAGAGGGGGGAAActtgatcagcactcctactcagggACGCTTTGTGTAAACGGGGCCCTTATGTGTGTGTCCTTTGGTTGTTGTGGTCGTCACATGCAGATCTGGAATAAGCTAATATATGCTAAAATATaaaacgtaacatgcaacaatttagaagattttactgagttagagttcatataaggaaatcagtcaattgaaatcaattcattaggctctaatctatggatttcaaatatacactgaggagccaggcccagccaatcagatcaaatttttccccacaaagggcctttattacagacagaaatactcctcaatttcatcagctgcccgggtggctggtctcagacgatcccgcagataAAGACACAGGATGTGGCGGTCTtgggtgtggttacacgtggtctgaggttgtgaggccggttggacatactgccaaattctctaaaatgacattgtagGCGATATATGGTAGAGAATTGAACACTTAaattccctggcaacagctctggtggacattccggcAGTCagtcaattgcacactccctcaaaacttgagacatctgtggcattttgttgtgtgacaaaactgcacattttaaagtggccttttattgtcccctgcacaaggtgcacctgtgtaatgatcatgctgtttcatcagcttcttgatatgccacacgtcaggtggatggattagcttgacaaaggataaaatgctactaacagggatgtaaacaaatttgtgcatttgagggaaatacgcttttttgtgcttatggaacatttcagtgatttttgttttcagctcatgaaacatgggaccaacactttacatgttgtgtttatatttttggttcaGTATAGTATTCATGTATGACAGTATGATTGGaagtggagagacagaggagtaaaGGAGCCTTCAAAGAGAATCATATAACAAATAATactacattattattataattaatcCCCTCACCGTATTTACTGTCACCACTTGTTTCCATGCTCTTACACTGCCAATAAAGTTAAACTAGAAAGCATGAAATATAACTTGTCTTTTCACTTATTTCTTGCTCTGTTATGGAGCGTTCACATGCTGGTCGGAGATATTGGACGTTTTGGAGTTCCGACGGAGAAGTTTCACTTGAACGACCCTCCAAGTGGGAAACTGATCATTTTATTACCCGAGTTTCACCACTGACCTTTCACCTTTTCAACCAAATGatgacgttttttttttttttttacaatcacaAATGTATTAATTTATGTTGATAATGTAGATAGTTTGACCATATTGTCAATgttaagcaagctagctaactttattcTTAGCAACGTAAGCTAGCTTATCAAGCTAGCTAAAACCTTATTGGTTGAAGAATTGGTCTGCCTTCAAAAGCACTTGAACACAATAATGTCAGACTTACCACGTATGTCCCATTACTCAATATAATTTTTCTCAGTCACTATTATAAACCCCTTTGGGTTCCCATTCAAACTGATTTTGCCCGTGAGGAATGTGTAACCACTTCTGTCGTGCTTTCTAAACTTTACTAATCCTTGCTTGCGATACAGTTTTGCAAACTTTTGGAATTTTACTTTAAAGAATTTAAATAAAGAATTTTACATATACTAAAAGATACACTTCCTTTAAACAGTTTTAACACAGATTTCCCTGCAGGCAAAGTCATAGTTGAAATATGCTGTTCCTGGTATGTTCAAACTCAACACGCCATTGGGCTTTAACAAATATGCAAATAATTTTTGAGAAGAAAACAAATCCATTTAAACAGTCAATTCATTGATGGGCACCAAATGGTAAACACTAACAGCATGCAGTCACAGCAGGTCAACACTTTCTATTTGCACGTTTGCCAGCGACCCTTTATATTGTTAGGCCTATTTACTTAGGGCGACATTTTCGTAGTGCAAAATAATTGTGGAAAGGGCAGAATTTACCATAAACCTCGTTATAATCCAGCAGTGTGATTTAATTTTAAACTTTTCTCTGATAATGTTAATGTGGTTTCATATTGTAAACACAATTGTATTGAACTAGTGCAGGAAACAGTAGGGTTCCTATGCTTAAGCGCAGTTGGCTTCTCTTGAACCTCATAGGCTGTGTCTTAACCACATACTGACACCTCTCAAGGGgtacgtttacacaggcagcccaattctgatatttttccactaattgatcttttgaccaatcacatcggCTCTTTTAAACATCAGCTCTTATCTGATTGGTCAATAAacaaattagtaaaaaaaaaaaaaaaaatcagaattaggctgcatgtgtaaacgcagccttactCTTTCTACTACCACTCAGGTTACACCAATCATGTATATAAACTCAAACCCTAGATGACTGATGGGACGCTGTTTTGAAGGCGCTGCAGACATTTAATGCACTCCTCCACCATTGTAAAAAGATTGGTCTacattcatacatttttctcaAGTATATTccattacagacaccttaatgcatacttttaaattatattatgtgagctaaacattagaatataaaatatattaaaacattttccttaaagttgAATTTTTAGAGAGTACTAATGTTACGGTCCCCACTACAAGAAATAAATATATGTAACATTGTCCTTTTAATTGAAACactagaattccattcattcctgtTGAGGGTTGCTCATTCTGAGGAGTACCAATACGGttgcttcaaagcctctcactggccaatacatagcatcagcaatcccgGGATTATATAGATCATTGGTTGGCACTCAGGTCGGCAAGATGCATCAAAGTTAATTATATTTCACTGTGACAAAGGCTATTCATACACATCCTTTTTTAAACATGACAGATTTATTTACATATCATAATCATAAAGCATTACTTGTTTAGAACTGAACATTGTCTTGACACTAGCATCAGTTTCTCAGAAATGACATTGTTGTTTACTAACGCTACGAGTGAAAATCTTACACCTGAAAATCTCACAAAAAGAACAGAATAGACAATGCAACATAACAAATGATAGAGGATCCACTTCTGCTGGATTTTCTGTTCTATAATAGCTAGTAATCCATTATAGAGAATAGCTAAGGCTTACGTGAAACGCATATACGACACTCGTAATGATCTTCCCACATTCACTGTGGAGTTAATTGGTGTTCAACGCTACCGCGAATAACAACTGCATCGGTCCCATTGTCACGGCacgctctccctcctctctacccatTCTGAAAGGGTTTCCAATCACTTCGCTGACAAGTAGGAGAGCCATTTAGCAGAGACTGTAGTGCATTTCAAATCTACCTTCAGTGGTCctgtgtggatcagttggtagagcatggcgcttgcagggttgtgggttcgattcccggggccACCCATATGTCAAATGTATGCACGGATGACAATAAGTCAAattggcatatattattattatatacaaATCATGTCTGTTTAGAATCTATTGAACCATAACCACCTCATAGCAGTCTCTTATTACCACAAACAGCAGCTTTCCTAATTCTGGTAATGTCGGTCGTCGTCATGACATGTAGTGGTCATATCCTTTTAATGGACTGAATCATTCTAAATGTCATGATTCTTTTCTAAGGAGTACGGCGAgcctgtcctaatatggacactgtaacaggctgactacaccgcttgcgtcgcaaaataaataaaaacatctatattattcaattattgcacccacactgctcgcgcgcaccAACGGGCATCTGCGTTGagaagggctaaaatagaagtcagttctatttgtgacgcagatcgcgctgcaagtcctgcctctctcatctcctcattggtttgtagaagcaggtacccacatgtcatctcctcattggttatacccacatgggtgactgaaagacgaacgaagtcagtggcggtaatgcacctaatttatgaaagttgccaatcgcaatataaagtcaagagaagaaaaagcctcggatgagagatgactagaaacgttTCGGTTGACCgtttgtgtggattaattgttggaggaccttgtgcatttcaggtaaaataactcaatgtttatatcccaggacaaattagctagcaacagcaagctagctaaattggacaaattagctagcaagtgcaagctagctagctaaattgccataaatgtttaatgcttttcgacctgtccccaaattaatgtaactggttcagagtttgttttgatattttaacctgtgtgtagtgatcgcgtttggtgtagggggacaaaataaatttatgcacgatggcgcacgcacgcagccggtttgggttccatgttaAGGAGATTCAACTAAACCTTATTTGTCCAGCCATACAGCCCCAATTCTTTAAAAGAAACAGAAAGACGTGCTCTCCCTGACTCGAACGCACGCATGCGCATGCAATAAACATTTTTTTCTGGACAAGTGAGCACTATGTGCTGTTTTAATATGGAATGTATGCCATCTCTAGGCAACACAAACATTTCTGTACAACCGTcaacatacacatatatatatatatatagatatctacatctatatatatatatatatatatatctatatacacacacacactcacaaatatatAAAGACAAGACAAGTAAATGTTCATAAAATTGACGTTGGCTTAATAAATAAGAGGTAAATGTAGAAAGTGAAGAGAAGAAATGACCCTCGGAGAAGTGAGCAGTGACAGTAACACTATTTAGCAGTAGAAGACCCGGACTCCTTTGACTAGGGTCCCCTGGATCTATACATGTCCACCAGTTCTCACCCTTTCAAGTTTTACGTCGACTCATTTCAATGACCTGTTGCTGTGAATGAAGTTCCTTTGGGCAGTCGAAGCAGAGAACACAAAGTGCACATCATTAGCCAATTAACTGaacaatgatatatatatataatcaaggTAAGAAGTTGACTGACTAGAAAAGAGCAACACTTCATACAGGGTCTTTGATTCTCAATCCATTTGACAATTCAATGATTATAAAAAATTACATGACAATCCTTGAGCTATCACCACTTCAGGTGGGATTTACAAAGTGGTCACAGGGCAATTAATGAACCATTATATCCCAGTATGGCCATGACTCTCTCATGTGTATTTTAGTGGTCAGGCCATGTGCAGTGAAGGTTAAGTCTAGTGCAGGGTGACAGTTCAAGGAAAGATGGTAAAGACAGCAAGTTATGCAATGCTCTCAAGTTTCAGACTTAATCCCTTAATTTTCTGGTCAGCATTTCCCCCAAAAACTATTGTCGTCAGACAATATCATACATTTCTGTGTTTTCCAGTAAACCGTAGTGCTGCTAATGATGTTGAGGGGCTCTCATTTCATGTCAGAGACACAGTagccactgggcacaaactggttgaatcaatgtggtttccatgtcatttcaacaaacCAATTCAATTTGTagacgttgaatcaacatggtCATTGACGTAAAGGAATTGAGGTAatttgtctttttttcacccaacttttaacctaaaccCAATGATGGTCAAAATGTTTGTTGGTTTTACTTTGAATTTACATTAGTTGACAAGtcaatcaaatgtaaatcaaaactagacattgacgtgacatctgtgcccagtgggtagccaCCCTAGAAAGAAAAGTAAGTACATTTCGCTCCCTCCAAAAAATTGCTTTCTTCAATTGTGCAATACAATTGCCTTATGATGGAACAACACAAGCTATACAAAAGGTGCTTTAGACAGACATAATTTCAGGATCAAGAGAGGGTTCTCTTGAGTAATGTACATAGATATTTAAACATTTCTCTGCAACATTTCTGAGACAAAACAACTACATTTTCCCTGGGCTGTCACTATAACCGCTTCTATGTACACAGAAAGTTTGACAGCAAAGCTTAAGTCATTAAATTGCAGTACAGGACTGACTACATGCACAccgaatcctaacttgagatcagCATACCTAACTTAAACCCTTTAGTTGATGAAAAATATGAACAGAATAAAAGGTTATTTAAAAAGTTTACTGGTGCTATTCACCTCAAGTTAAGGAATTTTTGTCTCAAGTTTTTCACCACGTTCTGTTGACTAGCATCTGTCTTTTTGACCAAGTTCATGGCAGTTTTCTGGGCATCGTCAAGCTTTTCATTTGAGGGTGGACCCTTGTCAAGTTCCTTGCCCCTCCCACTCAAGGGTACTGACTCTGCCTTAGCCCCGCCCTCCTCCCTTTGCCTATACTCATCTGACTCCTGATAGGCCCGGCAGCGGTCGATTACAGCCATGATGGAGATTTTCTCTCTAGTGGTCGGTGAACGGATCTGGACATAGCTATCATCTATGTCCTCTACCACCTCTACTCTCCTTGCCCTGAGTACCATCTCCAGTGGTTCTGCAGAGCTGGATTCTGTCTCAGGCTCCGGAACCTTCTCCACAACAACGACCCTGTGGTCATTGGGCATGGTGGCCTGTGCTGAGATGTAGTAACTGTCATTAGGGACTTCATCCTGGAGGTTCTGCAGCTCACTCAGATGCAGCCCACTCAGCCTCTGGTCCAGTGACCCGGCCCTGTGGAGCCTAGCCAACCCCTCTCCAGGCACAGGGTCCCTGCTGAGGTGGGGTCTGTAGGCCGGAGCTTCAACCGTACCAAAAGTAGTGACTAAGCTGGAGCAGAAGCTTGAGCGCCTTTTGGGGCCGCTGTCCATCCTCTCAGGAACGGAACGGCTTCGGTTAACTGGCGGCAGCTGGGACTGGTCTTTGTCCGAGCTGGCATACTTGCAGCGAAGTGTCCTCACGTCGGGCCAGTTAAAAGCCTCGGTAGGCGTAGGATTGAGTGGGCTCTTTGCGGACATGCGGCCGGGTGAAAGGACCCGGGGACTGCCCAAAGAGCTAGGCATGTGAGCAGGGTTGGGAGATATGGCTATAGGACTCAACTCCTGGAGATTGCTCATACGATCAAACGAGAGCAGGGGCAGCGTCAAGTTGGGTTTACCTGTAAAACACAAAGCACACCACATAAACAAGACTTAACAGGAAGTATCTGAGCATCAGAGAATCAGAATAAGTTGAAagttctgtttttattttgggcATTCTCGTGTGGTATACTGTAATGCTCCGAAGGGACACTGCGGTTTAAATGGCTTAGTAGTAGTTTTGGTATCTTCaggtatgtttacatgcacacaatattCACGATTATTGTGAATACTCTGAGTAAAACAATATTCTGAGTAATGACAAATCTACAATGCACTACAAAACATCACATTCGCGTTCTGTCAGCATAGTTTTTTGACTGCTACTCAGGCAGCATATTACGAAGGCAGCGCAAGACATTTCTTCCAGTTTCCAGAAGCTTCAGTGACTTGTCGGTTTCAGGAAAACAGAGTCAAAATGTGTGCTTAAGTGCTGCTGTACTGCTCACGCTGCCGATGTAGTAGGCTGCATTGACAACAGTGGGAGCTTATCGTGAGCTCCGTCTCATGTCCGTCACGACCGCTAATATACCCACGACAACGACATACCAATGACACAATTTAGCAAACAAGCTAAATTGGCTGGAGAATACTAATTAGCATTGCTAAAACCAGCTACTCATCATCCTACCTTGACTCACCCAATGCCTTCTCTTCTGGAGTAAGTTGCTTTCCTGTGCGCTTGTTTGCCGAAAAGTATTCAGAGAAAGAGCAATACTCCGATTAAGGCGTTTACTTGTCCTAATAATCCTATAATAATGTGGAAAATAGCTCGATATTCAACCTATTTTACTCGGAGTATGCTTACTCTAATTAAGACCTTACTCTGCCTTACTCAGAGTATTGCCATAGTCGAAGTAATACTGgtttagtgtgcatgtaaactaCATAGGCCACATAAATAAAAACTGTATGATTTGCTAAGCAATCTATTAGTAAACTTTTCCATCAAATCTTCCCCCCAATGTGGGCAGCCCTATCAGTCACTGGAAACCGATATTTGCCAGGCTAATAGGAGAGCACCTCCTAGCGAGGCTAAGACTAGTTCAAACCCTACTTGGTAAAAAGAATTACACAGCATTTCTTGAGGCACAACACTTAGGGACAAACAAAGCTCTTCCCTACCTGAGTGCACATCATTTTGAAAAACACAACACTCTTCCATATCTTCCGTACCTGAGCTCTCTGGCTTCTCCTCGATCACACAGGGCAGATTCTTCTTTCCAAACAGGACATCTCGCTGCCTAGGAGCTGGTGTGGTGCACTTGATACGCTGGCTGTACTGCCGGGCCAACTGGAAAACTTTGTTCTTAGCCATCTCCGCATCATCCGGCGACTGAGGCTCCTTGCTggcctcctccccttcctcagcCCTCAACTGGATGACCCTGGGCATAGGAGCTCTGGAAAGCCTACCCTCGTCAACCCTGGACCTGCGGGGATCCCTCACACTCGCTGTACGGCCAAGCCCCAACACCTTGCTCTTGATGGGCGAAGGACTCATGGACTCTTCAGTGATGGTGCTCAGGTCAGCTTCCTCTAGTATCATAAAGGAATCGTCAGGCTCCGGGTCAGAGTTCTTCTTTGGAGTCTGGCTCCTTCTGCACAGGCTTGGACCAGCGATTCTAGAGGTCTTCTGTTGAGCCTCGCTGTCTTTCACAGGGCCTCTGGCCTCTCCCTGGGATCTGCTCCCCCTTTTCTCCATATCCTGCCAAACCTTGATCATCTCAGATGAAGGTCGGAACTCCTCGTCCTGGATGTGCCTCTCCTGTAAACCCAGAGACCGgtcctttctctctgcctctgaaGCCACCACCTCAAGCTTCTTACTTCTCTCCAACTCCAGTGAGTCAAATGATGCACTGGAGGTCATGTAGTCCCAGACGTCTGGAGCCTTGGATGAATCAGGTTCTGAAGTGGAAGGGTGAGGTGCAGAGGAAGTGGCCAAGGCTGATGTATCACTTTTCTCTGTGCCAGGGCTCTCGTCTGAACTGTTGAACCAGCTGACAGAGTTCTTGACAAGGCCAGTAGGGATGTAGGTCAGGCTCTCCCTGCGCCTGAGGCTGAAGTTGGCATCCTGGTGCTCGGCAGTCTCGTAGTAGCTTTTGATTTTGTCAATGAGCAACTGGTCCTGCTTGGATAGGGTAGAGTCTCTCCTCCTGTGGATCTCAAAGAGGCTGTCATCCCTCGGAGAAAGCATAGTCAGATCCGTTCCGCCAAAGTTGTCCTGGGTTGGTTCGAAGCAGGAGCTGTTCAGCCAGTGGGGGCGTTCATTGGCTTCGCTGCCAAGGCTGAGGGTGCTCTCAGTCCGGCTGGGAAGGCGTGGTGAGGGGCAGCCGAGGGAGCGGGCATCATCAGTGCTGCCTCGCCTGGCGGTGTTGGTGAAGTGCTCCGCAATGGCACTGGCTTGATTCAGTACGGAGGGAGGTAGAATGCTGCTGGACCCGCTCTCCTGTGCTGCTGCtacttcctcttcttcttcttctgaagATTCTGCACTGCTCAATGTTTTTATGTCATCTGACTGAGATGCTGACGACGCCCCGGTCTGTTCCTCCATCGCATCCTCCTTGTCACTCTGGGGCTCTGGTACCTCCATCCTGGGGGGAGTGGTGCAGACCTTGGGAGGAGTGGTGCAGACCTTGGGGGGAGTGGCAGAAGCCTTCTCTGGGTCTGAGGGGGCTGGCTTAAGCCTTTCAATGGACTCCGAGGCAGAGGTCTTGGTCTGGAGCAGCGGCTTGTCCTGAGGAGCCTTGGAGAAAAAGTGTAATTCTGAGTAAGAGCATAAAAGCAACCTCCATCCTTAAATCTGCAATTTTTAACTTTTTGGGGTGACcctaccaaattcacatagaaatcggagttatagatctgtaattTCCATTGAAAGCAAGTGTAATAAGAGGTAGAAGTGTTCTATGTGCGCTGTTTCTATACTTTCCTTTCTTAAGTTTTgcttttgcgtcttttactttcggttttgtacaacAGATTCAAACAGATGAAAGtactatatttttggttactgaaaaaatatttcacagcggtttagatggtacaatgattctctacactatgcaTTGCTTAGTtagtcacaaactgaaattaggctaacTATTCAAATTTTTGccaccaggaaatggcagagggatttctgcatattgcacctttaacatTCATCAATTCTCTAAACAAGTGAAGTCTTTTTCAgaatacactgaaaacaaacaATGCAAAATGTGCATCTTTAAAAATGTGTCAGT
It encodes the following:
- the LOC115175074 gene encoding pleckstrin homology domain-containing family G member 3 isoform X3, whose product is MCDNDPVAIARCFVMKREYFEIYTQYCTNYPNSVAALTDCMRNKSLAKLFRERQASLKRSLPLGSYLLKPVQRILKYHLLLQEIAKHFDPEEEGYEVVEEAIYTMTGVAWYINDMKRKHEHAVRLQEVQSLLINWKGPDLTTYGELVLEGTFKVHRAKNERTLFLFDRMLLITRRRGEHYVFKTLITCSTLMLIESAKDSLSFSVTHYKHPKQPHTVQAKTVEERKLWAHHIKRIILENHQAIIPQKAKEAILEMDSIYPSKFRYSPERMKKAMSCQSDEFPREGRQGRRQSEPTKQILKNTKAVLKDEEGENVIEENGSHKENGISSGPVLQSGAAQSTSIAEKAPQDKPLLQTKTSASESIERLKPAPSDPEKASATPPKVCTTPPKVCTTPPRMEVPEPQSDKEDAMEEQTGASSASQSDDIKTLSSAESSEEEEEEVAAAQESGSSSILPPSVLNQASAIAEHFTNTARRGSTDDARSLGCPSPRLPSRTESTLSLGSEANERPHWLNSSCFEPTQDNFGGTDLTMLSPRDDSLFEIHRRRDSTLSKQDQLLIDKIKSYYETAEHQDANFSLRRRESLTYIPTGLVKNSVSWFNSSDESPGTEKSDTSALATSSAPHPSTSEPDSSKAPDVWDYMTSSASFDSLELERSKKLEVVASEAERKDRSLGLQERHIQDEEFRPSSEMIKVWQDMEKRGSRSQGEARGPVKDSEAQQKTSRIAGPSLCRRSQTPKKNSDPEPDDSFMILEEADLSTITEESMSPSPIKSKVLGLGRTASVRDPRRSRVDEGRLSRAPMPRVIQLRAEEGEEASKEPQSPDDAEMAKNKVFQLARQYSQRIKCTTPAPRQRDVLFGKKNLPCVIEEKPESSGKPNLTLPLLSFDRMSNLQELSPIAISPNPAHMPSSLGSPRVLSPGRMSAKSPLNPTPTEAFNWPDVRTLRCKYASSDKDQSQLPPVNRSRSVPERMDSGPKRRSSFCSSLVTTFGTVEAPAYRPHLSRDPVPGEGLARLHRAGSLDQRLSGLHLSELQNLQDEVPNDSYYISAQATMPNDHRVVVVEKVPEPETESSSAEPLEMVLRARRVEVVEDIDDSYVQIRSPTTREKISIMAVIDRCRAYQESDEYRQREEGGAKAESVPLSGRGKELDKGPPSNEKLDDAQKTAMNLVKKTDASQQNVVKNLRQKFLNLR
- the LOC115175074 gene encoding pleckstrin homology domain-containing family G member 3 isoform X2, with product MCDNDPVAIARCFVMKREYFEIYTQYCTNYPNSVAALTDCMRNKSLAKLFRERQASLKRSLPLGSYLLKPVQRILKYHLLLQEIAKHFDPEEEGYEVVEEAIYTMTGVAWYINDMKRKHEHAVRLQEVQSLLINWKGPDLTTYGELVLEGTFKVHRAKNERTLFLFDRMLLITRRRGEHYVFKTLITCSTLMLIESAKDSLSFSVTHYKHPKQPHTVQAKTVEERKLWAHHIKRIILENHQAIIPQKAKEAILEMDSIYPSKFRYSPERMKKAMSCQSDEFPREGRQGRRQSEPTKQILKNTKAVLKHADSEGALADDPRSIQAATTVSTLGSSLGESEAERPSVEEEEEEEEEEEEEDMGLRKDSLERLSPSDIEKPRTGSASHKGRVTLEEECDSDDILMEEDQDEEGENVIEENGSHKENGISSGPVLQSGAAQSTSIAEKAPQDKPLLQTKTSASESIERLKPAPSDPEKASATPPKVCTTPPKVCTTPPRMEVPEPQSDKEDAMEEQTGASSASQSDDIKTLSSAESSEEEEEEVAAAQESGSSSILPPSVLNQASAIAEHFTNTARRGSTDDARSLGCPSPRLPSRTESTLSLGSEANERPHWLNSSCFEPTQDNFGGTDLTMLSPRDDSLFEIHRRRDSTLSKQDQLLIDKIKSYYETAEHQDANFSLRRRESLTYIPTGLVKNSVSWFNSSDESPGTEKSDTSALATSSAPHPSTSEPDSSKAPDVWDYMTSSASFDSLELERSKKLEVVASEAERKDRSLGLQERHIQDEEFRPSSEMIKVWQDMEKRGSRSQGEARGPVKDSEAQQKTSRIAGPSLCRRSQTPKKNSDPEPDDSFMILEEADLSTITEESMSPSPIKSKVLGLGRTASVRDPRRSRVDEGRLSRAPMPRVIQLRAEEGEEASKEPQSPDDAEMAKNKVFQLARQYSQRIKCTTPAPRQRDVLFGKKNLPCVIEEKPESSGKPNLTLPLLSFDRMSNLQELSPIAISPNPAHMPSSLGSPRVLSPGRMSAKSPLNPTPTEAFNWPDVRTLRCKYASSDKDQSQLPPVNRSRSVPERMDSGPKRRSSFCSSLVTTFGTVEAPAYRPHLSRDPVPGEGLARLHRAGSLDQRLSGLHLSELQNLQDEVPNDSYYISAQATMPNDHRVVVVEKVPEPETESSSAEPLEMVLRARRVEVVEDIDDSYVQIRSPTTREKISIMAVIDRCRAYQESDEYRQREEGGAKAESVPLSGRGKELDKGPPSNEKLDDAQKTAMNLVKKTDASQQNVVKNLRQKFLNLR